TCCAAAAGCAGTTAAAAGAGCAACAAGATAAGGACGATCAATACAGAAAAGCAAATATCGGACATTATCAACCACTGAACTACAAGCCGGTTAGTCCAGACTATTACTTAAAGACGGCCTTTAGTAACGCAATCATGACCGCCCTATATGCTCGTGATGAAGATTACCAACGGCAAAAACAAGAACGCGGCTTAAAAGAAACCGAGTGGGAAATGACGAAAAAGCAGCGGCAACACCAAACTCGAAACCGGCATGAAGATGGGGGCATGCACTTGTAATCACAAAATTAGCGATTGGTTAATTGGAATGAATGGCAGCCCTTTATACACCTTGCTATTAAGACAAAACGGGGTGCGCGGGGTGTACTCGATTGGTCGAGTACAGACGCCAACTTTGTATATGGTTTATCAAAGAGACCAGGCAATCAAAAACTTTAAGCCGGAACCCTATTTTGAACTAAATGCTGAAATTCTTGCTAATCAGCAAAAATTCGTCGCAAAATTAGACCCCTATCAGCGATTTAAAGATGAAACAGGGCTAATGACATTCATGCAAGCTAAACACGTTCAGAAAGGCTCACAGGGCGGTTTAATCAAGGACGTCCAAAAACAGGCTAAAAAGCGTGCTAGTCCCCAACTATTCTCACTATCCAGTCTGCAAAGTGCCATGAATAAACGTTATCACGCCAGCGCCAGCCAAACCTTAGCAGCCATTCAAAGTTTATATGAAGCCAAGTTGTTGAGTTACCCCCGCACCGATTGTGCTTATATAACTGATGAAGAATTTGAGTACTTAGTGGCTAATCTGACGAAGTATCTGGGTTTAGTCTCTAAGCAAGTCGCTGTAACCAATACAACCCCAAATAAACGTTACGTCAATGGGAAAAAGGTTGAAGAACATTACGCCATTATCATGACTAAAGTTGTGCCGACTAAAGAGAAACTAGCCAGCTTACCTAAATTACAGCAACAAGTCTATGACTTAGTTTTAAAAACGACGTTAGCGATGTTTGCTGATCCGTACGAGTACGAGGAAACCACCATTATCACCCAAGTTGGTGCCGCCAATTTTAAAGCAACCGGTAAGGTCCCAACTAAGCAAGGCTGGCAAGCTTTATTTGATGATCACAAAGCCGACCAGCAAGAAACAGCCACCTTACCACTCGTTCATCAGGGCGATCAGGTTCAAGCAAATCTGCAAACACCGCAAAAAGAAACGACCCCACCCGTGCCATTTACCGAAGGTACCCTGATTACGGCAATGAAGACAGCCGGCAAAACGCTTGATGATGAAGAAGCCCAGGCGATTCTCAAAGATGTGCAAGGCATTGGGACAAGTGCGACCCGGGCCAATGTGCTGGAAGTGTTAAAAAAACGCGGCTATTTGTTTACTGAAAAGAACAAGCTCCACGTCAGTGAAGCGGGAACTACTTTATGTAAAGCGGTCGAACTCGAACCCTTGCTAACTAGCCCAGAAATGACGGCTAAATGGGAGCAAGCGTTACAACAAATCAGTACCGAAGAACGCACCCCGGATAACTTTTTGAGCCAAATCAAAAAGTTCGTGGCAAAATTGATTGCTGATGTCCCCGAGCAATTGACTGGCAGTTCAGCCATTAAGCAACAAATCGATCACCAACAGCAAACGCAAAAAGCCGCCGAAGTATTCTTAGAAACGCCGCAAGCGACCGTTTTAAATAAACAGAAGTTTTACATTGTGAAGCCTAAGCAAGGCGAAGACTTTACCTTACCCAAGAAATGGAGCAGCAAAACCCTTGGTAAAACTGCGATCAAAGCCTTAGTCACCAAGGGTGAAACCAGCAAACTAAAGGGATTCAAGAACAAAAAGGGAAAGCCGTTTGACGCCAAGTTAAAGCTTGACGGCCATAAATTAAGTTTTGATTTTGATTAGATCCTGTCTACCGCCCTTCACGTTGTTCCGGTTGGTGAACCCGTCATTTAGGTTCACTTTTACAACCCCAAAAGTAAACCTAAATAACGGGTAAGATTAGCAAAACAAAGGAGATCATAAATATGGATAACGAATTAGCAGTCATTGGGAGTGAATTACCTGTTCTGCAGGCTAAAGAACCCTACAAGTATTTAAAGGAAATCACTGGTAACGGCGCTTATTATCAAGTAGCTTGGCAAAAATTATCTGACGGTTACGTTGCCCTTTATGGCACGACCTCGATTCAAATAAGATCATTGCCGACATTGAATGATATTTTTGAAGATGAGGAGGGGTAGACAATGCCGAGTAAAGCAGACGTTAAAGCCTGGAAAGCACAATTGGTTGCCCAGGCTGAACAACAAATCCTAAAATTAACTGATAGTGGCCAATTTAAAAAGTACCTCAATACCTTGGCTAAATTCCATCATTATAGCGCCAGAAACATTGATTTGATTTATGCTTAAATCCGCAAGCGACCCAGGTCGCGGGATTTAAGCAATGGCAAACAGATTTTAACCGCACCGTTAATAAGGGCGCTAAGTCCATTCGAATTGCGGCACCGATTATTAAGAAATTAACACCTGCTGAACAAAAGCGACTTGATACTACCGACGAACGGGCCATTGTTGGTTATCGTTACCTGCCCATCTTCGACGTGGCACAAACTAGTGGTGACCCTGTCCTAAGCGCTAAAGACTTTGTCAAAGAAAATTTGGCCGATCATCAGAATGTGACGAGCTTGTATAATGCATTCAAGGACTATCTCAACCAGCAAACCGACCTTAAAGTCAGTGAAGTGCCTTTAGCGACGCTAAATGGGGCTAAGGGGTATTTTCAACCCAGCACTAATGAAATCGTCATTGGTGGCGATGAGCCCGACAATGCTTTGAAACTAAAGACGTTATATCACGAATATGCGCATAGCCAGCTACACGGATTAAAATCCGCCTTTAAAGATCGGCCACGAGCATATCAGGAAACCCAAGCCGAAGCGGTTGCGTATGTTGCCATGCAAAATATTGGCGTTGATACCAGCAACTACTCACTCGGTTACGTGGCCACCTGGGCTAAAGATAAAGCCGTGATCCATAGTGCTTTAAGTGAGATCCAGCAAGTAAGCAACAAAGTGATTGAGCTTAGCGATGGTTTAACCAAACAATTAGGCTTACAAGAAGCCCAAAAAGAGCCTGAGCATGATTTAAAAAAGCTATCAGCTCAGGATCTTAATAAGTCCTATCAAGGCTTGCAACAACAAATTCAACAGGCAACTAACGCCCAGAGTAGTAATCTGGCGCAGATCGAATCGGAAGGTACCCGAGCCAGTGCAGCCTATAAGGCCATTGTCGCAATCAAACCGGCATTTGCAGCTGACTATCAGCAAGCTGTCACACAACTTTACAAGAAATCTTTAGCGATTGCGCAGATCAAAAAACTTTATAACGACCAGAATTTACAGCACCCAAAGGCCGATCTGAGCAGCAGTAACATTGACCTAGCCATCAACGCCATTGAAAATGTCGAAAATCAGGACTTTGCCAAAAACGTGTTGCCTTGGTCCAAGTAGCGAAGAAATCACAAGCTAACAATGATACGACCGTGGCAATGGAATCGACAGACACATCTTCAACCAAGCAAACCGCAACTACTGGTCGGCAAAATCAGCAAGACACTGGTGAACCAGCTAACGGCGTGTCTGGGAATCACGCGACAACTGCAGGTCAAGCTTCTGATCAAACAAGTCAACCGAGCCAGAAAGCTCCGAGTCAACCGACTACTTCACCGAGTGGGACAAGTTCAAGCACCGACAATAATGCTGGTGCAAGTGCTTCCTCGTCAATATCAGCATCAGCCAACAAAGCAGAGCCCATGACGGCCGTTTTGAGCGGCGGTTTGTATAAAACCTATGACGATGCAGTTGCATCCATCAAAATCCAAGGCAAAGCCGTTGATGACATGACGATCAGGTCTGTCACAATGAGCGACGGTTCCTTTCAGTGGACTTGGGGACCAAACGGCGACAGTGGTAGCAGTAGTTCAAAACCAAGTTCCTCTGCGCCATCTTCTTCCAATCCCACAGGGCAAGATGCAAACAAAAACAGTAAACCGCAGCATTAGACCTTTGCTACTTTCAAAAATCGCTGATAATGGCCTCTTCACCCACCATCATCGGCGTTTCGCTACGTTATCATATGATTCAAACAACGTTTAAGTCTCACAAAAGACCCGCATCAGTTCGACAGCTACGTCGAATTGATGCGGGTCTTTGGGTTTTCTACTAGTTGATCTGCTGAATCTGTTCACGTTCAGCAGTTGCCCGGACAGGATCCACAAGTGCCTGCCGATGCAAGCCATTGCGCGCTCGCAGAGCATAGAGAATCGTCACGGTATCGACAACTTCTTGCAGCATTGCGCCAATAATTGTTGGAATGACACCGAAGCTGGCGATTAACATCAAACCTGTACAAATCGCAATGCCGATGAGGACCGCTTGCTTGGCAATGACCATGGTTTCCTTAGCAATTAAAGTGGCCGCAGCAACTTTCGCCAAATCGTCGCGCAGAACCACGGCATCAGCCGATTCGCTTGCCGCGGTTGCCCCATGTGCACCCATTGCAATGCCGACATCAGCAATCGCCAATGAAGGTGCATCATTGACACCATCACCAACCATCACAACTGGCCGGCCATCCTTAGGGACGTTATCCAAAACTTCAATCTTCTGTTGTGGCAATTGTTCCGCATAGACTTGGTCAATGCCGACCTGTGCCGCCACTTTATCAGCGATTGACTGCTGATCGCCAGAAATCATAATCAGCTTAGCATCATTTAATTCGTGCAGTTTCGTCATCGTTTCTTTTGCTTCTGGACGAATCTGATCGGAAAATGTGATCGCACCTGCGTACTGGCCATCAACATTCACATACACGGCAGTCGTATCAACCGTAGCCTTCGTCCCAGCAAACTCGGCTTTACCGACCTTGACTTTGCGGCCATCCACCGTGGCATTAACGCCAAAGCTAGTTGTTTCCGACACATCTGTCGCTGGCAGCCGATCAGCTGTCGGCACAGCATCTGTCAGTGAACGCGCCAAAATATGAGTCGATTGACCTTCCGCACTTGCGGCTAGCTTCAAAAG
Above is a window of Companilactobacillus allii DNA encoding:
- a CDS encoding type IA DNA topoisomerase translates to MKMGACTCNHKISDWLIGMNGSPLYTLLLRQNGVRGVYSIGRVQTPTLYMVYQRDQAIKNFKPEPYFELNAEILANQQKFVAKLDPYQRFKDETGLMTFMQAKHVQKGSQGGLIKDVQKQAKKRASPQLFSLSSLQSAMNKRYHASASQTLAAIQSLYEAKLLSYPRTDCAYITDEEFEYLVANLTKYLGLVSKQVAVTNTTPNKRYVNGKKVEEHYAIIMTKVVPTKEKLASLPKLQQQVYDLVLKTTLAMFADPYEYEETTIITQVGAANFKATGKVPTKQGWQALFDDHKADQQETATLPLVHQGDQVQANLQTPQKETTPPVPFTEGTLITAMKTAGKTLDDEEAQAILKDVQGIGTSATRANVLEVLKKRGYLFTEKNKLHVSEAGTTLCKAVELEPLLTSPEMTAKWEQALQQISTEERTPDNFLSQIKKFVAKLIADVPEQLTGSSAIKQQIDHQQQTQKAAEVFLETPQATVLNKQKFYIVKPKQGEDFTLPKKWSSKTLGKTAIKALVTKGETSKLKGFKNKKGKPFDAKLKLDGHKLSFDFD